A portion of the uncultured Fibrobacter sp. genome contains these proteins:
- a CDS encoding HD domain-containing phosphohydrolase — translation MVIFYLTVLCVVAAFNTVLHYHVNSKQNGHYSLLFFSVFIACLGHLLLALSTNLDQAILSNKMIYVGSIFLPLFTFDACLSICKTKFPTWSHDLLIILVFIVFGMSLTVGFNGLYYKSIRFIQTNGVGNFTADYGIGHDIFNCLMVGFVIINVSLIVYAFIKKKNVSFKSLIALSSIEAVSILSFFISRVVESDTMVMPAVYVFDQFALLYICYRVKRYNVEQIISHVLETRNTDSFVLISSKKSFLGCNAVAYETFPNLKDCRIDHTFPDNSELNHLLISWINELPHDKDTNEKKLEHDGKYYKIRISQLPLSSSEKIILFKIEDETSLQNYINMLGTNNVRLELMLKENDSQIRSIQEQMVVGMAHMVENRDSNTGSHIKRTSKVVQILVDYLRKDTSLGQSNFFYDSLVSAAPMHDIGKIAIDDRILRKPGRFTPQEYEEMKEHPEKGAMIVENLLTPVESPDFVRIAKNVARYHHERYDGFGYPKKLKGTEIPFEARIMAIADVYDALVSKRCYKAEMSFDEAYSIIIEGMGTQFDPSLRNCFEACRPKLEAYYSSLKEDEA, via the coding sequence ATGGTCATTTTTTATTTGACAGTTCTTTGTGTTGTTGCAGCATTCAATACGGTGCTGCACTACCATGTTAATTCTAAGCAGAACGGTCATTATTCGCTCCTGTTTTTTTCTGTTTTTATCGCCTGCCTTGGCCACTTGCTACTCGCTCTGTCTACAAACCTGGACCAGGCCATTCTCTCGAACAAGATGATATATGTCGGTTCAATTTTCCTACCGCTATTCACGTTCGACGCCTGCCTTTCCATTTGCAAGACCAAGTTTCCCACCTGGAGCCATGACCTGCTCATCATTCTGGTGTTCATCGTTTTCGGCATGTCGCTTACGGTTGGATTCAACGGACTTTACTATAAATCCATCCGCTTTATCCAGACAAATGGCGTCGGCAACTTTACCGCCGATTACGGCATCGGGCACGATATTTTCAATTGCCTAATGGTGGGTTTCGTCATCATTAACGTAAGTCTGATTGTCTACGCATTCATCAAAAAGAAAAACGTTTCGTTCAAAAGCCTCATCGCACTTTCTTCGATCGAAGCCGTATCCATCCTTTCATTTTTCATTTCTAGAGTCGTCGAAAGTGACACGATGGTCATGCCGGCAGTCTACGTATTCGACCAGTTCGCACTTCTGTACATTTGCTATAGAGTCAAGCGTTATAATGTCGAACAAATCATTTCCCATGTATTGGAAACCCGAAATACCGATAGTTTTGTCCTGATTTCTTCTAAGAAAAGTTTCCTCGGCTGTAACGCCGTCGCCTACGAGACTTTTCCGAACCTTAAGGATTGCCGAATCGACCACACGTTCCCCGATAACTCTGAACTGAACCACCTTCTCATTTCGTGGATTAACGAACTCCCCCACGACAAGGATACAAACGAAAAGAAGCTGGAACATGACGGGAAATACTACAAGATCAGGATTAGTCAACTCCCTCTTTCCAGTTCCGAAAAAATAATTTTGTTCAAAATCGAAGACGAAACCAGCTTGCAGAACTACATCAACATGCTGGGAACAAACAATGTTCGTCTCGAACTGATGCTTAAGGAAAACGACTCGCAGATCCGTTCGATTCAGGAACAGATGGTGGTCGGAATGGCCCACATGGTCGAAAACCGCGACAGCAATACGGGAAGCCACATCAAGCGCACCAGCAAGGTGGTGCAGATTCTGGTGGACTACTTGCGCAAGGACACGAGCCTTGGGCAGTCCAATTTCTTCTACGACAGCCTTGTTTCGGCCGCCCCGATGCACGATATCGGAAAAATCGCAATCGACGACCGTATCTTGAGAAAACCTGGACGCTTTACGCCGCAGGAATACGAAGAAATGAAGGAACACCCCGAAAAGGGCGCCATGATCGTCGAAAACCTGCTGACACCGGTCGAATCTCCCGATTTCGTCAGAATCGCAAAAAACGTAGCCCGCTACCACCACGAACGCTACGATGGATTCGGATACCCCAAGAAACTCAAGGGGACCGAGATTCCCTTCGAAGCGCGCATTATGGCAATCGCCGACGTGTACGATGCTCTAGTCAGTAAACGTTGCTACAAAGCGGAGATGTCCTTCGACGAAGCTTACTCCATCATCATCGAGGGAATGGGAACCCAGTTCGACCCCTCTCTCAGGAACTGTTTTGAAGCCTGCCGTCCCAAACTTGAAGCTTATTACAGCAGCCTGAAAGAAGACGAAGCGTAG
- the pnp gene encoding polyribonucleotide nucleotidyltransferase translates to MDPKEVSVTLPDGRVITFETGRIAKQARGAAVAKMGDAFVLSTVCYGEEKEGDFFPLTVEYREKAYAAGRLPGGYSKREAGRPSDEETLSARIIDRPIRPMFPENFTREVQVIVQVLSADRKFAPDVLGVSAASLSIGLSELPFEQQVAAVRVAVVDGQNIVMPTYEQMACADLDLVVAGTEDSVCMVEGGAYEVSEDTMINAILAGHEAIKAMCKAQQELVDRCAKPKMELKPQHVGETHDKLVATVKEVVWDELNKDVHSNMVKTDFYPAMADLCAKMLEDERILAIVGKDEEQDAALVADAKAIFSDYERTAMREMILNEDVRLDGRLTTEVRPIEIELGVLPSAHGSAIFQRGETQGLVVCTLGSKADEQRYESLQGEGSKSYMLHYNFPPYSVGECKRLGMSRREIGHGHLAERSLAAVLPLPEDFPYTIRVVSEIQESNGSSSMASVCGGCLSLMDAGVPIKAPVAGIAMGLISEKGSVKEGGKIKILTDITGTEDHLGDMDFKVTGTAEGITAFQMDIKIRGITPELMREALEQARQGRLHILGKMAELGLAAPRPKVSEKAPTMIKMRIPTNKIRDVIGSGGSVIKGMQSQTGCTINIDDDGNIDIAAPSGKAAAVCRRMIEELTAEPEPGRKYKGKVKTIQPFGAFVEILPGRDGLVHISELADHRVDKVEDVVHVGDEVEVLCLGVDPKGKVKLSMKALLPPKPAAEAPAAEAPVAEAPAAPEAPAEA, encoded by the coding sequence CTGGACCCCAAGGAAGTGTCCGTAACGCTTCCTGACGGTCGTGTCATCACGTTCGAAACGGGCCGTATCGCCAAGCAGGCTCGCGGAGCAGCCGTCGCCAAGATGGGCGACGCGTTCGTGCTCTCTACCGTCTGCTACGGCGAAGAAAAAGAAGGTGACTTCTTCCCCCTCACTGTGGAATACCGCGAAAAGGCTTACGCCGCTGGTCGCCTCCCGGGTGGTTACAGCAAGCGCGAAGCTGGTCGTCCCTCTGACGAAGAAACGCTTTCTGCACGTATTATTGACCGCCCGATTCGCCCGATGTTCCCCGAGAACTTCACGCGCGAAGTCCAGGTGATCGTGCAGGTTCTGTCTGCTGACCGCAAGTTTGCACCGGATGTGCTCGGCGTGTCTGCAGCATCCCTTTCTATCGGTCTTTCTGAACTGCCCTTCGAACAGCAGGTTGCCGCCGTACGCGTGGCCGTGGTCGATGGTCAGAACATCGTGATGCCCACCTACGAACAGATGGCCTGCGCCGATCTGGACCTGGTGGTCGCCGGTACCGAAGATTCCGTCTGCATGGTGGAAGGCGGTGCCTACGAAGTGTCCGAAGACACGATGATTAACGCAATTCTCGCCGGCCACGAAGCAATCAAGGCCATGTGCAAGGCCCAACAGGAACTGGTGGACCGCTGCGCCAAGCCGAAGATGGAACTCAAGCCGCAGCACGTTGGCGAAACTCACGACAAGCTCGTCGCTACGGTGAAGGAAGTCGTTTGGGACGAACTGAACAAGGACGTCCACTCCAACATGGTGAAGACCGACTTCTATCCGGCTATGGCAGACCTCTGCGCCAAGATGCTCGAAGACGAACGCATTCTCGCTATCGTCGGCAAGGACGAAGAACAGGATGCCGCACTCGTTGCCGATGCAAAGGCAATCTTCAGCGACTACGAACGCACTGCTATGCGCGAAATGATTCTGAACGAAGATGTCCGTCTCGACGGCCGTCTGACGACCGAAGTCCGCCCGATCGAAATCGAACTCGGCGTACTTCCGAGCGCCCACGGTTCTGCAATCTTCCAGCGTGGTGAAACCCAGGGTCTCGTGGTTTGTACGCTCGGCTCCAAGGCCGACGAACAGCGCTACGAAAGCCTGCAGGGCGAAGGCTCCAAGAGCTACATGCTGCATTACAACTTCCCGCCGTACAGCGTGGGTGAATGCAAGCGACTCGGCATGAGCCGCCGCGAAATCGGTCACGGCCACCTCGCCGAACGTTCTCTCGCTGCCGTTCTTCCGCTGCCGGAAGACTTCCCGTACACCATCCGCGTGGTTTCCGAAATTCAGGAATCCAACGGTTCTTCTTCCATGGCCTCTGTTTGCGGTGGCTGCCTCAGCTTGATGGACGCTGGCGTTCCTATCAAGGCTCCGGTTGCAGGTATCGCCATGGGCCTCATCTCCGAAAAGGGTTCCGTCAAGGAAGGCGGCAAGATCAAGATCTTGACCGACATTACCGGTACGGAAGACCACCTCGGCGATATGGACTTCAAGGTGACGGGTACTGCCGAAGGTATCACTGCCTTCCAGATGGATATCAAGATCCGCGGCATTACGCCGGAACTCATGCGCGAAGCTCTGGAACAGGCTCGTCAGGGCCGTCTGCACATCCTCGGCAAGATGGCTGAACTCGGCCTCGCCGCTCCGCGTCCGAAGGTTTCCGAAAAGGCTCCGACCATGATCAAGATGCGCATCCCGACCAACAAGATCCGCGACGTCATCGGTTCCGGTGGCTCCGTGATCAAGGGCATGCAGTCTCAGACGGGTTGCACCATCAACATCGACGACGATGGCAACATCGACATTGCCGCTCCGAGTGGCAAGGCCGCAGCAGTCTGCCGCCGCATGATCGAAGAACTCACTGCCGAACCCGAACCGGGCCGCAAGTACAAGGGCAAGGTCAAGACGATCCAGCCGTTTGGCGCATTCGTCGAAATCCTCCCGGGTCGCGACGGTCTCGTGCACATCTCCGAACTTGCCGACCACCGCGTCGATAAGGTCGAAGACGTCGTTCACGTCGGTGACGAAGTCGAAGTGCTCTGCCTCGGTGTTGACCCGAAGGGCAAGGTGAAGCTTTCCATGAAGGCTTTGCTCCCTCCGAAGCCCGCTGCAGAAGCTCCGGCCGCCGAAGCACCTGTTGCTGAAGCTCCGGCTGCACCTGAAGCACCGGCTGAAGCCTAA
- the rpsO gene encoding 30S ribosomal protein S15, with translation MATITKEKAAEITAKFGANEKDTGNVRVQIALLTEKIKNLTEHAKTHKKDFHSLRGLSMMVSKRKNLLKYYGEKDIVAQRALIKELGLRG, from the coding sequence ATGGCTACTATCACTAAAGAAAAGGCTGCAGAAATCACCGCTAAGTTCGGAGCAAACGAAAAGGACACCGGTAACGTCCGCGTTCAGATCGCTCTCCTCACCGAGAAGATCAAGAACCTCACCGAACATGCAAAGACCCACAAGAAGGACTTCCACTCCCTGCGCGGTCTGTCTATGATGGTTTCTAAGCGCAAGAACCTCCTCAAGTACTACGGCGAAAAGGACATTGTCGCCCAGCGTGCCTTGATCAAGGAACTCGGTCTGCGCGGCTAA